A window from uncultured Anaeromusa sp. encodes these proteins:
- the pap gene encoding polyphosphate:AMP phosphotransferase, with product MLEKLDLSKKIAKDVYNEKMAELRLRLGELQRQAKDQELPVVIVFEGWSASGKGRLINELLQALDPRGFSVFAMDEPTLEEKARPFLRRYWVRLPADGRIAIFDRSWYRAVLTDRVVDEGNRHHWQQGYQQINSFEKQIADHGTLVLKFFLHISKGEQKKRFKNMGKNDANLWRLHESDHWQHAHYDELGVAIEEMLEKTDFSHAPWTLVEAEDQRFAALKIYNQVVGALEAALQKPRRQAVVLEPPERQDAAVMHDLDTSILDKADLTLQVSEGEYKKRTNALQEELRILQYSLFAKHVPTVIVFEGWDAAGKGGCIRRLTQKLDPRGYGVVPIGAPNDLERRHHYLWRFWREFPRAGEIAIFDRSWYGRVLVERVEGFCQQEEWKRAYHEINEMEEQLALAGGVLIKFWLHIDQEEQLQRFQERQDNSYKQWKITPEDWRNREKWQAYRQAVDEMLFRTSTVKAPWTLVEANSKNYARLKVLETVVAALRNH from the coding sequence ATGCTGGAGAAATTGGATTTGAGCAAAAAAATAGCCAAAGACGTCTATAACGAAAAAATGGCCGAGTTGCGCTTGCGTCTGGGGGAACTGCAGCGGCAGGCCAAGGACCAAGAATTGCCTGTAGTGATTGTTTTTGAAGGCTGGAGCGCTTCCGGCAAGGGACGCTTGATTAATGAATTGCTGCAGGCGTTGGATCCGCGCGGCTTTAGCGTCTTTGCTATGGATGAACCAACTTTGGAAGAAAAAGCCCGGCCTTTTTTGCGTCGTTATTGGGTGCGTCTCCCCGCGGACGGGCGTATTGCTATTTTTGACCGCTCTTGGTATCGGGCGGTTTTGACGGATCGCGTGGTGGATGAGGGCAACCGTCATCATTGGCAGCAGGGCTACCAGCAAATCAATTCCTTTGAAAAGCAGATTGCCGACCACGGAACGTTGGTGCTTAAATTTTTTCTTCATATTAGTAAAGGCGAACAGAAAAAACGTTTTAAAAATATGGGAAAAAACGACGCCAATCTTTGGAGGCTCCATGAATCGGATCATTGGCAGCATGCCCATTATGACGAGCTGGGCGTGGCCATTGAAGAGATGCTGGAGAAAACCGATTTTTCCCATGCTCCGTGGACCTTGGTAGAGGCGGAAGACCAGCGTTTTGCGGCTTTGAAAATATATAATCAAGTAGTGGGAGCCTTGGAGGCGGCGCTGCAAAAGCCGCGGCGGCAGGCTGTTGTTTTGGAGCCGCCTGAGCGCCAAGATGCTGCAGTGATGCATGATTTGGATACTTCCATTTTAGATAAGGCGGATTTGACGCTGCAGGTGTCGGAAGGGGAATATAAAAAACGCACGAATGCTCTGCAAGAAGAACTGCGGATATTGCAGTATTCGCTGTTTGCCAAGCATGTGCCAACGGTGATTGTTTTTGAGGGATGGGATGCTGCCGGCAAGGGCGGCTGCATTCGGAGGCTGACGCAGAAGCTGGATCCACGAGGTTATGGCGTGGTTCCCATTGGCGCGCCCAATGATCTGGAACGGCGGCATCATTACCTCTGGCGTTTTTGGCGAGAATTTCCGCGGGCGGGAGAAATCGCCATTTTTGACCGCTCTTGGTACGGACGGGTGTTGGTGGAGCGTGTGGAAGGATTTTGTCAGCAGGAGGAATGGAAGCGCGCCTATCATGAAATCAACGAAATGGAAGAGCAATTGGCCTTGGCAGGCGGCGTATTGATTAAGTTTTGGCTGCATATTGACCAGGAGGAGCAACTACAACGCTTTCAAGAGCGGCAGGACAACTCCTATAAGCAATGGAAGATTACGCCGGAGGACTGGCGCAACCGGGAGAAGTGGCAGGCCTACCGTCAAGCGGTGGATGAAATGTTGTTTCGCACCAGTACGGTCAAGGCGCCCTGGACGTTGGTGGAAGCCAATTCTAAAAATTATGCGCGTCTGAAAGTGCTGGAAACGGTAGTGGCAGCCTTGCGGAATCACTGA
- a CDS encoding cation-translocating P-type ATPase: protein MRDAWNEVEGYGLTTAEAAKRLAAEGANELPAERERTLGAIAFEVVKQPMFLMLLGGGLIYLCLGDSREAMLLLGFVALVMGITLHQERRTERALGRLRDLSSPRALVLRDGQAVRIAGREVVRGDVVLLTEGDRVPADGKLLAATHLLIDESLLTGEAVPVDKQPWIEADGDPCAAEEQQSCAYAGTLVIQGRGALEILATGGRSEMGRIGQSLQEVAEAKTPLEREVARLVVVLSFVGISLCLVMVLAFGFFWDEWLRGILAGITLAMAMLPEEFPVVMTVFLAFGAWRMSKRQVLARRMAAIETLGSATVLCVDKTGTLTQNRMSVQAVFAAGAVHALKDETQPLPEAVHEAVEYGVLASRRDPVDPMELAFRRLGEKWLPATEHWHENWELCREYPLTAEFLAVTQVWLDDAGRQVVACKGAPEAVLAACSLTEDERREIQEAAESMAAGGMRLLAVAKVFWKEQELPELAKSFPLTFVGLVGLHDPLRPGVPEAVAQCRQAGVRVIMMTGDYAGTARNIALQAGLAENPEVLNGAQVAAMDEAELAAAVRRTQVFARLVPEQKLRLVRALQASGEVVAMTGDGVNDAPALKAAHIGVAMGGRGTDVAREAASLVLLDDNFTSIVGAVAMGRRIFDNLCKAMIYILAIHVPIAGLSLAPLFLEGTSVLFPAHVAFLEMIIDPACAIVFEAEASEDNVMQRPPRAAEASLLNKDMLGSGLLQGAGVLLSLLGLFQVILWLGRDVGEARTLTFIALVFCNLALIFSNRSLQGRLLETHGRNSTLGWMVVGTLLLLGMVLFTPALQEMFRFVPVHVSDLLLCLSAGVISVGFSGLLRRWWSWRQRAAERKR from the coding sequence ATGCGAGACGCCTGGAACGAAGTAGAAGGATACGGCTTGACTACGGCAGAAGCGGCGAAGCGTCTGGCGGCAGAGGGCGCCAATGAGTTGCCGGCGGAACGGGAGCGGACTTTGGGAGCGATTGCTTTTGAGGTCGTTAAGCAGCCGATGTTCTTAATGCTCCTAGGCGGCGGCTTGATTTACTTATGTTTGGGCGATTCTCGCGAAGCGATGCTGCTGTTGGGGTTTGTGGCGTTAGTGATGGGGATTACGCTGCATCAGGAGCGGCGGACGGAACGCGCCTTGGGGCGGCTGCGTGATCTATCGAGCCCGCGGGCGCTGGTGCTGCGCGACGGTCAGGCTGTGCGAATTGCCGGGCGGGAGGTGGTGCGCGGCGATGTGGTGTTGTTGACCGAAGGAGACCGTGTGCCGGCTGACGGTAAACTGCTGGCGGCGACGCATTTGCTTATTGATGAAAGTTTGCTTACCGGCGAAGCCGTACCGGTAGATAAGCAGCCCTGGATTGAGGCGGACGGAGATCCTTGCGCGGCCGAAGAGCAGCAGTCTTGCGCGTATGCAGGTACGCTGGTTATTCAAGGACGAGGCGCGCTGGAGATTTTGGCGACAGGCGGGCGTTCTGAGATGGGGCGCATTGGTCAGTCTCTGCAGGAGGTGGCGGAAGCTAAAACGCCTTTGGAGCGTGAGGTCGCCCGTCTTGTGGTAGTGCTGAGCTTTGTCGGGATTTCCCTATGCTTGGTCATGGTGCTGGCCTTTGGCTTCTTCTGGGATGAATGGCTGCGGGGCATTTTAGCGGGTATTACTTTGGCCATGGCGATGCTGCCGGAGGAATTTCCGGTAGTGATGACGGTGTTCCTTGCTTTTGGCGCGTGGCGCATGTCTAAACGGCAGGTTCTGGCCAGAAGGATGGCCGCTATCGAAACGCTGGGTTCAGCTACGGTTCTTTGCGTAGATAAGACCGGGACGCTGACGCAAAACCGCATGTCTGTGCAAGCCGTGTTTGCCGCAGGGGCTGTGCATGCGTTGAAAGATGAAACCCAGCCGCTGCCGGAAGCTGTACACGAAGCCGTAGAATACGGTGTTTTGGCAAGTCGGCGGGACCCGGTAGATCCAATGGAACTGGCGTTTCGCCGCTTGGGTGAGAAGTGGCTGCCGGCGACAGAACACTGGCACGAAAATTGGGAACTTTGCCGGGAGTATCCGTTGACAGCGGAGTTTTTGGCGGTAACGCAGGTTTGGCTGGATGATGCCGGGCGGCAGGTGGTAGCTTGTAAGGGCGCTCCCGAAGCGGTGCTGGCGGCGTGTTCGTTGACGGAAGATGAGCGCAGAGAAATTCAGGAGGCAGCGGAAAGTATGGCTGCTGGCGGCATGCGCCTGCTGGCGGTAGCGAAAGTTTTTTGGAAAGAGCAAGAACTGCCGGAGCTGGCCAAAAGCTTTCCTTTGACTTTTGTAGGGCTGGTCGGTTTGCACGATCCTCTCCGTCCAGGCGTCCCGGAGGCGGTGGCACAATGTCGGCAGGCTGGCGTGCGGGTCATTATGATGACTGGCGATTATGCGGGAACTGCCAGAAACATTGCTTTGCAGGCAGGGCTGGCGGAGAACCCGGAGGTGCTTAACGGTGCGCAAGTGGCTGCTATGGACGAGGCGGAGTTGGCGGCGGCGGTGCGGCGGACGCAAGTCTTTGCACGCTTAGTCCCGGAGCAAAAGCTGCGCTTGGTCCGGGCGCTGCAGGCTAGCGGTGAAGTGGTGGCGATGACCGGCGACGGAGTGAATGACGCGCCGGCTCTAAAGGCTGCGCATATCGGTGTGGCTATGGGCGGGCGGGGGACGGATGTGGCGCGGGAGGCGGCCTCATTAGTGCTGTTAGATGATAATTTTACGTCCATTGTCGGCGCTGTAGCCATGGGACGTCGTATTTTCGATAATCTGTGCAAAGCCATGATCTATATTTTAGCCATTCATGTGCCTATAGCGGGCTTATCTTTGGCCCCGCTGTTTTTGGAAGGAACTTCGGTGCTTTTTCCGGCTCATGTGGCTTTTTTGGAGATGATTATTGACCCGGCTTGCGCCATCGTTTTTGAAGCGGAAGCGTCAGAGGACAATGTGATGCAGCGGCCGCCCCGGGCGGCGGAGGCTTCTTTGCTCAACAAGGATATGCTAGGCAGCGGACTGCTGCAGGGAGCGGGGGTACTGCTTTCGCTGTTAGGGCTTTTTCAAGTCATTTTATGGCTGGGACGCGATGTAGGAGAGGCCCGAACATTGACGTTTATAGCGTTGGTGTTTTGCAACTTGGCTTTGATTTTCAGCAATCGCTCTTTACAGGGGCGACTGCTGGAAACACATGGACGGAACAGCACGTTAGGGTGGATGGTGGTCGGTACGCTGCTGTTGCTGGGGATGGTGCTTTTTACGCCGGCGTTGCAGGAAATGTTTCGCTTTGTGCCGGTCCATGTCAGTGATTTGCTGCTTTGTCTGTCTGCTGGCGTGATCAGTGTTGGCTTTTCCGGTCTATTGCGTCGCTGGTGGAGCTGGAGGCAGAGAGCGGCCGAACGGAAGAGGTAA
- a CDS encoding bifunctional 2-keto-4-hydroxyglutarate aldolase/2-keto-3-deoxy-6-phosphogluconate aldolase, protein MKKEEVLRRVTEGGLVAVVRAASGEEAKRITDACIAGGVVGIEITFTVPGAHHVVEELAKVYGNGEVVLGVGSVLDPETARMAILSGAQYVVTPSLNAETVRLCNRYRVPVMPGVSTLKDVVSALELGADIIKIFPGELFGPKIIKAFHGPVPQAQLMPTGGVSVENVGEWIRAGAVAVGAGGSLIGGAKTGDYEAITATAKKFLAAIREARG, encoded by the coding sequence ATGAAAAAAGAAGAAGTGCTGCGTAGAGTAACCGAAGGCGGTTTGGTGGCGGTTGTACGGGCGGCCAGCGGCGAAGAAGCGAAGCGTATTACGGACGCCTGCATTGCCGGCGGGGTTGTGGGTATTGAAATTACCTTTACCGTTCCCGGGGCGCATCATGTGGTGGAAGAATTGGCGAAAGTCTACGGCAACGGGGAAGTGGTGCTGGGCGTGGGCAGCGTGCTGGACCCGGAAACAGCTCGCATGGCTATTCTTAGCGGCGCTCAGTATGTGGTGACACCGAGCTTGAACGCGGAAACCGTGCGTCTGTGCAATCGCTATCGCGTGCCGGTCATGCCTGGCGTGTCTACCTTGAAGGATGTTGTAAGCGCCTTGGAACTGGGGGCCGACATTATCAAGATTTTCCCGGGCGAGCTTTTTGGACCCAAGATTATCAAGGCCTTCCACGGACCGGTGCCGCAGGCGCAGCTGATGCCTACGGGTGGTGTGTCAGTGGAAAATGTCGGCGAGTGGATTCGGGCCGGAGCGGTTGCGGTTGGGGCAGGCGGCAGCCTGATTGGCGGCGCAAAAACCGGCGATTATGAAGCCATTACGGCGACAGCTAAAAAATTCCTGGCAGCCATCCGCGAAGCGCGGGGCTAA
- a CDS encoding LacI family DNA-binding transcriptional regulator: MIEREKANGKVRANVTIADVALRAGCSKTTISRYLNGKFEFMSAESKERIAAVIEEMNYRPNNLARSLKSSRSRLIGVIMADISNPFSSILVKGIGDACAAAGYHVMIANMDNDPVREKEYILSMLDQQVDGLILNTTCSNNEFLQEMADRRVPMVLVDRAIEPAIFDVVKTNDFQATLDLLQYVAEQGFGKVGFFSQPVGNIGPRLNRRKAYRQMCDGRLKQAPQEYAVEISQPEAVKEQVRDFLQRNGEEKKFIFTANGVAMLSLLHAINELGLRIPEDVGIGGFDDWSWASLVGPGITTIAQPSYDVGAKSVERLLLRIQRGGKAKPKIFELPNKLILRGSSQL, from the coding sequence ATGATCGAAAGAGAAAAGGCAAACGGCAAGGTGCGCGCGAATGTGACCATTGCGGATGTAGCGTTGCGAGCCGGTTGTTCCAAAACAACCATATCCAGATACTTGAACGGCAAGTTTGAGTTTATGTCGGCGGAATCGAAGGAGCGCATTGCGGCGGTGATTGAAGAAATGAATTATCGTCCTAACAATTTGGCGCGCAGCCTTAAATCCAGCCGCAGCCGTTTGATTGGCGTAATCATGGCGGATATCAGCAATCCCTTTTCTTCTATTTTAGTTAAGGGCATTGGCGATGCCTGCGCAGCGGCGGGGTATCATGTGATGATTGCGAACATGGATAATGATCCGGTGCGGGAAAAGGAATACATTTTGTCCATGCTGGATCAGCAGGTGGATGGTTTGATTTTGAACACTACTTGCAGCAATAATGAATTTCTGCAGGAAATGGCGGATCGTCGGGTGCCAATGGTTTTAGTGGACCGGGCGATTGAACCGGCTATTTTTGATGTTGTTAAAACCAACGACTTTCAAGCTACCTTGGACTTGCTGCAGTATGTAGCTGAACAAGGATTTGGCAAGGTGGGCTTTTTCTCTCAACCTGTGGGCAATATTGGCCCGCGTTTAAATCGGCGCAAGGCGTACCGGCAAATGTGCGACGGGCGGCTGAAACAAGCGCCGCAGGAATATGCTGTGGAAATTTCACAGCCTGAAGCGGTCAAGGAGCAGGTGCGTGATTTTCTGCAGCGCAATGGAGAAGAGAAAAAGTTTATTTTCACCGCTAACGGCGTGGCTATGCTCAGTTTGCTGCACGCGATCAACGAGCTGGGACTGCGTATTCCGGAGGATGTCGGCATCGGCGGCTTTGACGATTGGTCTTGGGCCAGCTTGGTGGGGCCGGGCATTACGACGATTGCTCAGCCCTCGTACGATGTAGGCGCAAAAAGTGTGGAACGGCTGCTGCTGCGTATTCAGCGAGGCGGGAAGGCGAAACCGAAAATCTTTGAATTGCCGAACAAACTAATTTTGCGGGGGTCTTCACAGCTGTAG
- a CDS encoding sugar kinase gives MSNILTVGEAMALFVSEKTGSLDVAERFSRFVAGAEVNFSIGMTRLGHTVTYLSQAGEDPFGRGIVHFLQDNGVDTSLIRLLPGEFTGMQWKEKVNAGDPEVYSLRRGSAASKMDASLVQTVQWAKYNHMHLTGIPPALSAGCRELLGALLQEGKKQGVSISYDPNLRPGLWPDKAEMVRVINELSFQADIVFPGIAEARQLTGQETPEAMAAFYHRQGVSKVVIKLGTKGAYASFGGETAFYMPAFPVAKVVDTVGAGDGFAVGVVSGLLEGLAPQEAVRRGAAIGALAVMSPGDNDGLPDRDGLASYMAKTSRQLSAAAGD, from the coding sequence ATGAGCAATATTTTGACCGTTGGCGAGGCTATGGCCTTATTTGTATCAGAAAAAACAGGGTCTTTGGATGTGGCGGAGCGGTTCAGCCGGTTTGTCGCTGGTGCAGAAGTCAATTTTTCTATTGGCATGACGCGTCTAGGGCATACGGTAACATACTTGAGCCAGGCGGGGGAAGATCCGTTCGGTCGAGGCATCGTGCATTTTTTGCAGGACAACGGTGTAGACACCAGCTTGATCCGGCTGCTTCCCGGCGAATTTACCGGTATGCAGTGGAAAGAAAAAGTGAATGCCGGCGATCCGGAAGTTTACTCCCTGCGGCGCGGTTCGGCCGCCTCAAAGATGGATGCGTCCTTAGTGCAGACCGTGCAGTGGGCAAAATACAACCATATGCATTTAACCGGCATTCCGCCTGCATTGTCCGCAGGCTGCCGCGAACTGCTTGGCGCTCTTTTGCAAGAGGGTAAGAAACAGGGCGTTTCCATTTCGTATGATCCGAATCTGCGTCCTGGCTTGTGGCCGGATAAAGCGGAGATGGTGAGGGTCATTAACGAACTGTCCTTCCAGGCGGATATCGTTTTCCCCGGCATTGCCGAAGCGCGGCAATTGACTGGACAGGAAACGCCCGAAGCTATGGCGGCGTTTTATCATCGCCAGGGCGTATCAAAGGTGGTCATTAAACTGGGAACCAAAGGAGCCTATGCCAGCTTTGGCGGGGAAACGGCGTTTTATATGCCGGCATTCCCGGTGGCGAAGGTGGTGGATACGGTTGGCGCTGGAGATGGTTTTGCGGTGGGAGTTGTCAGCGGCCTATTGGAAGGTCTGGCTCCGCAAGAAGCGGTACGGCGCGGCGCAGCCATTGGCGCCTTGGCGGTCATGTCGCCTGGCGATAATGACGGCTTGCCGGATCGAGACGGTCTTGCGTCCTATATGGCAAAGACGTCGAGGCAGTTATCAGCCGCTGCCGGAGATTAA
- the kdgT gene encoding 2-keto-3-deoxygluconate transporter yields MKIKQAVDRIPGGLMLVPLFLGALCHTFFPGAGKYFGSFTNGLITGTVPILAVWFFCMGAGIDVRATGTVLRKSGTLVLTKIAVAWVVAMIAVNMLPVEGITKGFFAGLSTLALVAAMDMTNGGLYAALMKQYGSDDEAGAFVLMSIESGPLVSMIILGSSGAASFEPQLFVGAVLPFLVGFVLGNLDTELRGFFGQATQTMIPFFAFALGNTIDLFVIGKTGFLGLGLGVVVIIITGIPLILADKFIGGGNGTAGIAASSTAGAAVSNPVIIATMKPEFAAIAPAATALVATSVIVTSVLVPMLTAWWSKRSASSSEGSDSLAKGA; encoded by the coding sequence ATGAAAATTAAACAAGCGGTTGATCGAATTCCTGGCGGCCTGATGTTGGTACCTTTGTTCTTGGGGGCCTTGTGCCATACGTTCTTTCCGGGAGCCGGAAAGTATTTTGGTTCCTTTACCAATGGCCTGATTACCGGTACGGTGCCGATTTTGGCGGTTTGGTTCTTTTGCATGGGCGCTGGCATTGACGTGCGCGCCACCGGTACGGTGCTGCGCAAATCGGGTACCTTGGTTCTGACGAAAATTGCTGTCGCTTGGGTTGTAGCGATGATTGCAGTGAACATGCTGCCGGTAGAAGGCATTACGAAAGGCTTTTTTGCGGGGCTTTCCACCCTGGCGCTGGTAGCGGCCATGGATATGACCAACGGCGGTTTGTATGCGGCGTTGATGAAACAGTACGGCAGCGACGATGAAGCCGGCGCTTTTGTGCTGATGTCCATTGAATCGGGTCCGCTGGTTTCCATGATTATTCTGGGCAGCTCGGGAGCGGCCAGCTTTGAGCCTCAGCTATTCGTTGGCGCAGTACTGCCATTCTTGGTTGGCTTTGTATTGGGCAATTTAGATACGGAACTGCGTGGATTCTTTGGTCAGGCAACGCAGACGATGATTCCCTTTTTCGCCTTTGCCTTGGGGAACACGATTGACCTGTTTGTTATCGGCAAAACTGGCTTCTTGGGCCTCGGTCTTGGCGTAGTAGTTATTATTATTACTGGTATTCCGCTCATCTTGGCGGATAAATTTATCGGCGGCGGCAACGGCACAGCCGGCATTGCCGCATCCAGCACCGCTGGGGCGGCCGTGTCCAATCCTGTGATTATCGCTACGATGAAGCCGGAATTTGCGGCAATAGCTCCGGCTGCGACGGCGTTGGTGGCAACTTCGGTTATTGTCACCTCCGTGCTGGTGCCAATGTTGACGGCGTGGTGGAGCAAACGTTCCGCTTCTAGCAGCGAAGGCAGCGACTCTTTGGCTAAAGGGGCTTAG
- the kduD gene encoding 2-dehydro-3-deoxy-D-gluconate 5-dehydrogenase KduD, protein MSMFDLQGKVAIVTGAVTGLGQGMAVGLAQAGADIVSVGIGDHSETESKVKALGRRFLGIDANLMSIEPIQGVVDKVVETFGKVDILVNNAGIIRRADAVDFTEKDWDDVMNINIKTVFFFSQTVAKQMIKQGHGGKIISVASMLSFQGGIRVPSYTASKSGVMGVTRLMANEWAKHNINVNAIAPGYMATANTTALRADEARNAEIVGRIPAGRWGTPEDLAGPVVFLASEASDYVSGYTVAVDGGWLAR, encoded by the coding sequence ATGAGCATGTTTGATTTACAGGGAAAAGTAGCGATTGTTACCGGAGCGGTAACTGGTTTGGGGCAGGGAATGGCCGTAGGTTTGGCGCAGGCTGGCGCGGACATTGTCAGTGTAGGCATTGGCGATCACAGTGAAACCGAAAGTAAAGTAAAAGCGTTAGGACGTCGTTTCTTAGGGATTGACGCCAACCTGATGAGCATTGAGCCGATTCAGGGCGTAGTAGATAAAGTGGTAGAAACCTTCGGCAAAGTCGATATTTTAGTGAACAATGCCGGTATTATCCGTCGTGCCGACGCTGTGGATTTCACCGAAAAAGATTGGGACGACGTCATGAACATCAACATCAAGACCGTCTTCTTTTTCTCTCAGACTGTAGCCAAACAGATGATTAAACAAGGTCATGGCGGGAAAATCATCAGCGTCGCTTCGATGCTATCTTTCCAAGGCGGCATCCGCGTTCCTTCCTATACGGCCAGTAAGAGCGGCGTCATGGGCGTAACTCGCTTGATGGCCAATGAATGGGCCAAGCACAATATCAACGTCAACGCCATCGCTCCCGGCTATATGGCTACGGCTAACACCACGGCGCTGCGGGCAGACGAAGCGCGCAATGCGGAAATCGTCGGACGTATTCCGGCAGGACGCTGGGGCACGCCGGAAGATCTCGCTGGTCCGGTGGTATTCCTGGCTTCGGAAGCATCGGACTATGTAAGCGGCTATACCGTAGCGGTTGACGGTGGCTGGCTGGCACGGTAA
- the kduI gene encoding 5-dehydro-4-deoxy-D-glucuronate isomerase has translation MEVRYSGHPEDVKRYTTEELRQEFLIQELFQVNVCKMVYSHVDRMITGGVIPVAPQKLEAGKGLGVDYFLERRELGVINIGGAGKVTVDGTEYALQFTDGLYVGMGAKDVVFTSDDVQNPAKFYFTSSPAHKTYPTVKIERKDIVPNHLGSLTNSNDRNIYKYIHPQGVQSCQLVMGMTALEPGSMWNSMPCHTHERRMEVYLYFKVPEDAVVFHFMGQPTETRHVVMHNEEAIISPSWSIHSGVATHNYTFIWAMAGENQTFDDMDGVAMQDIR, from the coding sequence ATGGAAGTACGTTATAGCGGGCATCCAGAGGATGTGAAACGGTACACAACGGAAGAATTGCGGCAAGAGTTCCTGATTCAAGAGTTGTTTCAGGTTAATGTCTGCAAGATGGTCTACAGTCATGTGGATCGTATGATTACCGGCGGTGTTATTCCTGTGGCGCCTCAAAAATTGGAAGCAGGAAAAGGCTTAGGCGTAGATTATTTCCTGGAGCGCCGTGAATTGGGCGTTATTAACATTGGCGGTGCAGGCAAGGTGACCGTAGACGGTACGGAGTATGCTCTGCAGTTTACGGATGGTCTTTATGTGGGCATGGGCGCCAAGGACGTAGTTTTTACAAGCGACGATGTCCAAAATCCCGCAAAATTCTATTTTACCAGCAGCCCGGCGCACAAAACCTATCCGACCGTCAAAATCGAGCGTAAAGACATTGTGCCGAATCATTTGGGCAGCTTGACGAACTCTAATGATCGCAACATCTACAAGTATATTCATCCTCAAGGCGTGCAAAGCTGCCAGTTGGTCATGGGTATGACCGCTTTGGAGCCAGGCAGCATGTGGAACAGCATGCCTTGTCATACTCATGAGCGTCGTATGGAAGTATACCTGTACTTTAAGGTGCCGGAAGATGCCGTGGTTTTTCACTTCATGGGGCAGCCTACGGAAACACGTCATGTAGTGATGCATAACGAAGAAGCGATTATTTCACCGAGCTGGTCTATTCACTCCGGCGTTGCCACCCATAATTACACCTTCATTTGGGCCATGGCTGGAGAAAACCAGACTTTCGACGACATGGACGGCGTAGCCATGCAGGATATCCGCTAA
- a CDS encoding IclR family transcriptional regulator has product MATSGGSLSVQSLHRALTILETVGNHPAPITLRQLTEKTELPKPTVYRLLRNLEDRRYVSCDSNGHYRLGTQFLTLSRWAERDFEIKQLARKHLEYLNELSKETVHLAILDQQRVLYIDTVESPHALRLVAKLGSTNSVHCTALGKALLIHYPDVKIKEILETHGMERRTAYTLTTPEAYLQEMAQVRRCGYALDDRESELDGRCVGAPIFDQNGTAIAAISISGLSTRFSREHIENNIVASLLERTALLSKILGHTEKDPETLP; this is encoded by the coding sequence ATGGCAACAAGCGGCGGAAGCTTATCCGTGCAATCTCTGCACCGCGCCTTGACAATATTAGAAACTGTCGGCAACCATCCTGCGCCGATTACCTTGCGGCAGCTAACGGAAAAAACAGAGCTGCCCAAGCCCACCGTGTACCGGCTGCTGCGCAATCTGGAAGACCGCAGATACGTCTCCTGCGACAGCAACGGTCATTACCGCTTGGGCACGCAATTTCTCACGCTCAGCCGCTGGGCGGAGCGCGACTTTGAAATCAAGCAGCTAGCTCGCAAGCATTTGGAATATCTGAACGAACTAAGCAAGGAAACGGTGCATCTCGCCATTTTAGATCAGCAACGAGTGCTGTATATTGACACCGTAGAAAGCCCTCACGCCCTGCGCCTGGTAGCCAAGCTAGGCTCGACCAATTCCGTACACTGCACCGCCCTAGGTAAAGCGCTTCTCATTCATTATCCCGACGTAAAAATCAAAGAGATTTTGGAAACGCACGGTATGGAACGCCGCACGGCTTACACTTTGACTACGCCGGAAGCGTATTTACAAGAAATGGCCCAGGTTCGTCGCTGCGGCTACGCCCTGGACGACCGCGAAAGCGAACTAGACGGACGCTGCGTCGGCGCGCCGATTTTCGACCAAAACGGAACTGCGATAGCCGCCATCAGCATTTCCGGCTTGTCGACCCGTTTTTCGCGCGAGCACATTGAAAACAACATTGTTGCATCCTTATTAGAGCGCACCGCTCTCTTGTCTAAAATTCTGGGCCATACCGAAAAAGACCCGGAAACACTGCCTTAA
- a CDS encoding zinc-ribbon domain containing protein, with protein sequence MEDKNLTCRDCGVEFVFTASEQEFYAQKGFTNEPGRCPECRAARKQQNNRGGFGGGARQQREMFDVTCASCGVETQVPFRPSNDRPVYCRDCFQKNNPRY encoded by the coding sequence ATGGAAGACAAAAACCTGACTTGCCGCGATTGCGGCGTAGAGTTCGTATTCACCGCATCCGAGCAAGAATTTTATGCTCAAAAAGGGTTCACCAATGAGCCAGGCCGTTGCCCCGAATGCCGCGCTGCTCGCAAACAGCAGAACAACCGTGGTGGTTTCGGCGGCGGTGCTCGTCAACAGCGCGAAATGTTCGACGTAACTTGCGCGTCTTGTGGCGTAGAAACCCAAGTTCCTTTCCGTCCGAGCAATGACCGTCCGGTTTATTGCCGCGACTGCTTCCAGAAAAACAACCCCCGCTACTAA